The Lutibacter sp. Hel_I_33_5 genome has a window encoding:
- a CDS encoding DUF998 domain-containing protein has protein sequence MKKNTTFLIGILGVSLFIISSIVGGILIENYSILSQYISETYAIDTIYGVILRAFGYIPSGILLTIFCFFGATYFQPSKLIKIGFYGIGIFYGLATIMVGIFPCDSGCNKQLIDPSTSQIIHNLMGLLTYLFVPICMILVGVGLKRFSNHNRFSILSIAYGVISILFVFLLVSNSNSEYIGLYQRMVELVFIIWVITCAITIKNKKPADNNL, from the coding sequence ATGAAAAAAAACACTACTTTTTTAATAGGAATACTTGGAGTTAGCCTCTTTATTATTTCATCTATTGTTGGTGGAATTCTAATTGAAAACTACAGTATATTGAGTCAATACATAAGTGAAACTTATGCAATTGATACAATATATGGCGTAATTTTAAGAGCCTTTGGGTATATTCCAAGTGGAATTCTTCTTACCATATTTTGTTTTTTTGGAGCAACTTATTTTCAACCTTCTAAACTAATCAAAATTGGGTTTTATGGTATCGGAATATTTTATGGATTAGCTACAATAATGGTTGGAATCTTTCCTTGTGATAGTGGATGTAATAAACAATTAATTGACCCAAGCACTTCTCAAATCATTCATAATTTAATGGGGTTATTAACATATTTATTTGTTCCTATTTGTATGATACTAGTTGGAGTAGGATTAAAAAGGTTCTCAAATCACAATAGGTTCTCAATACTATCAATTGCATATGGTGTAATAAGTATTTTATTTGTATTCTTATTGGTCTCTAATTCGAATTCTGAATACATTGGATTATATCAACGAATGGTAGAACTCGTATTTATTATATGGGTAATTACTTGTGCTATTACCATTAAAAATAAAAAACCAGCAGATAATAATCTATAA
- a CDS encoding HEPN domain-containing protein, translating to MPSESYINFLHIRIDVLKLIETHTYYTNNRPGRKSLGHLTRSAVVMLCAAWERYNEDLLLESIDKICLSVNDINQLNDGIKNTISEKVKSDKHNNKPIELAGLGWKEVWKNYALDETKLLNTPKGNKLRELYLTYLGIPDYTRLWTVNNSTEIDLFVSDRGNIAHNGNKASYIRMTKLRAYQDLIVNNVINIDSNMADTLQVMTRTASLPWNKDYFTDLSKY from the coding sequence ATGCCATCAGAATCTTACATTAATTTCCTTCACATTAGAATAGATGTTCTGAAATTAATCGAGACTCATACTTACTATACAAATAATAGACCAGGACGAAAGAGTTTAGGGCATTTGACTAGAAGTGCTGTGGTTATGCTTTGTGCAGCTTGGGAAAGATATAACGAGGATTTACTATTAGAATCGATTGATAAAATTTGTCTTTCAGTTAATGATATAAATCAATTAAATGATGGCATCAAGAATACGATAAGTGAAAAGGTGAAATCTGATAAACATAATAACAAACCAATCGAATTAGCTGGTTTAGGCTGGAAAGAGGTTTGGAAAAATTATGCGTTGGATGAAACTAAATTATTAAACACACCAAAGGGTAATAAACTAAGAGAATTATACTTGACTTATCTAGGAATCCCTGATTATACTAGATTGTGGACTGTGAATAATTCGACTGAAATTGATCTTTTTGTTTCTGATAGAGGTAATATTGCACATAATGGAAACAAAGCTTCGTATATTAGGATGACTAAATTAAGAGCTTATCAGGATTTAATTGTAAATAATGTGATAAATATTGATTCAAATATGGCAGACACTTTACAAGTAATGACAAGAACAGCAAGTTTACCTTGGAATAAGGACTACTTTACTGACCTTTCAAAATATTAA
- a CDS encoding YegP family protein, with the protein MGKFLIRQMSNGQYYFNLKASNGEVLVTSEGYTSKAGCMNGVDAVKINAVRGNQFIEKTSSNGKYYFNLKSQNGQIIATSQMYSNKNSMLGGIEAVRRYAPNARLDY; encoded by the coding sequence ATGGGAAAATTTCTAATTAGGCAAATGAGCAATGGACAATACTATTTTAACTTAAAAGCTTCAAATGGAGAGGTATTGGTTACAAGTGAAGGTTACACAAGTAAGGCTGGCTGTATGAATGGTGTTGATGCTGTCAAAATTAATGCTGTTAGAGGTAATCAATTTATTGAAAAGACTTCTTCAAACGGAAAATATTACTTCAACTTGAAATCACAGAATGGACAAATTATAGCAACTAGTCAAATGTATTCTAACAAGAATTCAATGCTTGGAGGAATCGAAGCTGTTAGAAGATATGCACCAAATGCAAGATTAGACTACTAA
- the gcvP gene encoding aminomethyl-transferring glycine dehydrogenase: MNTNSFQQRHIGPNKEEQEKMLSTIKADTLEQLIYETIPDDIRLKGELDLAPEMSEYEYLNHINELGAKNKVFKSYIGLGYHEAIVPSVIQRNILENPGWYTAYTPYQAEIAQGRLEALLNYQTMVCDLTGMELANASLLDEGTAAAEAMALLFDVRERSQKKSNVVKFFVSEEILPQTLSVLQTRATPIGIELVIGNHEEFDFSDAFFGAILQYPGKHGEVFDYTDFVTKANENNIKVAVAADILSLVKLKSPGEFGVDVVVGTTQRFGIPLGYGGPHAGYFATKEAYKRSIPGRIIGVTKDVNGGRALRMALQTREQHIKRERATSNICTAQVLLAVMAGMYAVYHGKDGLQYIANSVHTYTKTLSIQLEDLGFKQVNNAYFDTILIEVEAAKLKAVAEANNINFNYVDDNHVSISINETVGIKEIKAIVSCFEKAFNLKKGELPLPIKVIPENLLRNTPFLENEIFNTYQSETNMMRYIKKLERKDLALNHSMISLGSCTMKLNAASEMLPLSNPQWGNIHPFAPLNQAEGYQEVLKNLEHQLNIITGFAGTSLQPNSGAQGEFAGLMTIRAYHQSNNDSHRNICLIPASAHGTNPASAVMAGMKVVVTKTDEKGNIDVDDLRAKAELHKDNLAALMVTYPSTHGVYEKAIKEVTKIIHDNGGQVYMDGANMNAQVGLTNPATIGADVCHLNLHKTFAIPHGGGGPGVGPICVAPQLVPFLPTNPVIETGGENAITAISAAPWGSALACLISYGYITMLGADGLTNSTKNAILNANYIKERLQGHYDTLYTGELNRAAHEMILDCRDFKQNGIEVVDIAKRLMDYGFHAPTVSFPVAGTIMVEPTESESIDELDRFCDAMIAIRKEIAEATKEDTNNLLKNAPHTQAMLTDDEWTLPYTRKQAAFPLDYITENKFWPSVRRVDDAFGDRNLICSCNPIEDYM, encoded by the coding sequence ATGAACACAAATTCGTTTCAACAAAGACATATTGGACCTAATAAAGAGGAACAAGAAAAAATGTTATCAACTATTAAAGCTGATACACTTGAGCAATTAATTTACGAGACCATTCCAGATGATATTCGTCTAAAAGGTGAATTAGATTTAGCTCCAGAAATGAGTGAATATGAATATTTAAATCATATTAACGAATTAGGTGCCAAAAACAAGGTTTTTAAAAGTTATATCGGCTTAGGATACCATGAAGCAATTGTACCTAGTGTAATTCAACGAAATATTTTAGAAAATCCAGGTTGGTACACCGCTTATACTCCTTATCAAGCAGAGATTGCCCAAGGAAGATTAGAAGCATTGTTAAATTATCAAACCATGGTTTGTGATTTAACAGGAATGGAACTAGCAAATGCTTCTTTACTAGATGAAGGAACTGCAGCTGCAGAAGCCATGGCTTTGTTATTTGATGTTAGAGAACGATCTCAAAAAAAATCTAATGTTGTTAAGTTTTTTGTTTCAGAAGAAATTTTACCTCAAACATTATCGGTTTTACAAACACGTGCTACTCCGATTGGAATTGAATTAGTGATTGGCAATCATGAAGAATTTGATTTTTCTGATGCCTTTTTTGGAGCAATTTTACAATATCCAGGAAAACACGGAGAAGTATTTGACTATACAGATTTTGTTACGAAAGCAAATGAAAACAATATAAAGGTTGCGGTTGCAGCAGATATTTTATCGTTAGTAAAACTAAAATCTCCAGGAGAATTTGGTGTCGATGTAGTTGTTGGAACCACACAACGTTTTGGAATTCCTTTAGGTTATGGAGGGCCTCACGCTGGTTATTTTGCAACTAAAGAAGCATACAAACGTAGTATTCCAGGACGCATTATTGGTGTTACCAAAGATGTAAATGGTGGAAGGGCTTTACGAATGGCTTTACAAACCAGAGAGCAACATATTAAACGTGAAAGAGCTACTTCCAACATTTGCACAGCCCAAGTTTTATTAGCTGTTATGGCTGGAATGTATGCGGTATATCATGGAAAAGATGGTTTACAATATATTGCCAATAGCGTTCATACATACACAAAAACCCTGTCCATTCAATTAGAAGATTTAGGTTTTAAACAGGTAAACAACGCTTATTTTGACACTATTTTGATTGAAGTTGAAGCTGCAAAATTAAAAGCTGTAGCAGAAGCTAATAATATCAATTTTAATTATGTTGATGATAATCATGTTTCTATTTCTATAAATGAAACTGTCGGTATTAAAGAAATAAAAGCAATTGTAAGTTGTTTTGAAAAAGCGTTCAATCTTAAAAAAGGAGAATTACCTCTACCAATAAAAGTAATTCCTGAAAATTTACTAAGAAACACACCATTTTTAGAAAACGAAATATTTAATACGTATCAATCGGAAACGAATATGATGCGTTATATTAAAAAATTAGAGCGTAAAGATTTAGCGTTAAACCACTCAATGATTTCTTTAGGATCTTGTACGATGAAGCTAAATGCGGCTTCAGAAATGCTGCCTTTAAGTAATCCACAATGGGGAAATATTCACCCTTTTGCTCCTTTAAATCAAGCGGAAGGATATCAAGAAGTTTTAAAAAACCTAGAACATCAGTTAAATATAATAACTGGTTTTGCTGGCACTTCTTTGCAACCAAATTCTGGTGCACAAGGTGAATTTGCTGGATTAATGACAATTAGAGCCTATCATCAATCAAATAATGATTCGCATAGAAATATTTGTTTAATTCCTGCGTCAGCACATGGAACAAATCCTGCATCGGCAGTAATGGCTGGAATGAAAGTGGTTGTTACTAAAACAGATGAAAAAGGAAATATTGATGTTGATGATTTACGCGCTAAAGCTGAATTACATAAAGATAATTTAGCAGCTTTAATGGTCACCTATCCTTCAACACACGGAGTGTATGAAAAAGCCATTAAAGAAGTTACGAAAATTATTCATGATAATGGCGGACAAGTCTATATGGATGGAGCAAATATGAATGCTCAGGTAGGATTAACAAATCCTGCAACGATTGGCGCTGATGTATGTCACCTAAACTTACATAAAACTTTTGCCATTCCACATGGTGGTGGTGGCCCAGGAGTTGGCCCTATTTGTGTTGCACCACAGTTAGTGCCTTTTTTACCTACAAACCCTGTAATTGAAACTGGTGGTGAAAATGCGATTACCGCTATTTCTGCTGCACCTTGGGGTTCTGCATTAGCATGTTTAATTTCTTACGGATATATAACCATGTTGGGCGCTGACGGATTAACAAATTCGACAAAGAATGCCATCTTAAACGCAAACTATATTAAAGAACGTTTACAAGGACATTATGACACCTTATATACTGGTGAATTGAACAGAGCAGCTCACGAAATGATTTTAGATTGCCGTGATTTTAAGCAAAACGGAATTGAAGTTGTAGACATTGCCAAACGTTTAATGGATTACGGATTCCATGCACCAACAGTTTCTTTTCCTGTAGCCGGAACTATTATGGTAGAGCCTACAGAATCTGAAAGTATTGATGAATTAGATCGTTTTTGTGATGCTATGATTGCTATTAGAAAAGAGATTGCAGAAGCTACTAAAGAGGATACTAACAATCTTTTAAAAAATGCGCCTCACACTCAAGCGATGTTAACGGATGATGAGTGGACTTTACCTTATACACGTAAACAAGCTGCTTTTCCGTTGGATTATATTACTGAAAATAAATTTTGGCCTTCTGTTAGAAGAGTTGATGATGCATTTGGTGACAGAAACTTAATTTGTTCTTGTAACCCAATTGAAGATTATATGTAG
- a CDS encoding type B 50S ribosomal protein L31, giving the protein MRKGIHPENYRMVAFKDMSNGDVFLTRSTANTKETLDVEGVEYPLIKLEISRTSHPFYTGKSKLVDTAGRIDKFKNKYAKFKKE; this is encoded by the coding sequence ATGAGAAAAGGAATTCATCCAGAAAATTACAGAATGGTTGCTTTTAAAGACATGTCTAACGGAGATGTTTTCTTAACACGTTCTACTGCAAATACTAAAGAAACTTTAGATGTAGAAGGAGTTGAGTATCCGTTAATAAAATTAGAGATCTCTAGAACATCTCACCCATTTTATACTGGTAAATCTAAATTAGTAGATACGGCAGGACGTATAGACAAGTTCAAAAACAAATACGCAAAATTCAAAAAAGAGTAA
- a CDS encoding FMN-binding glutamate synthase family protein, whose protein sequence is MKNTILAVLFIITSACGALVYFMPQIGTIILLSIFGILLLIAVYDSIQTKHSLLRAFPLVARLRWLFEEEREKIQQYFIEDDLNGTPINREKRSIVYQRSKKEIETIPFGTQHDVYAKGYEFVKHSLFPKDHHHITGEMIQFGSDKCTQKYTSSIINISAMSFGSLSKNAIKALNQGAKMGDFAHNTGEGGISPYHLQGGDLIFQVGTGYFGAGKSDENGKRIFDDEIFKENAIRPEVKMIEIKFSQGAKPGHGGILPAKKNTEEIAKIRSVKPFTRVDSPPSHSAFSDFEGMISFIQKVRELAEGKPVGVKFCVGDTSEIEAMFKAFSEANNYPDFVSVDGAEGGTGSAPLEFSNYVGTPLIDGLVFVNKMLKKYNLKEQIKIIASGKAIDAFDIVKYLALGADAIGMARSFMLSLGCIQARECNLDTCPVGVATQDDDLVKALVVEDKNIRVKNYHTKTILAVKELVAAMGNNSISEIKSTQVFRRTKEEVVESFEEVYFR, encoded by the coding sequence ATGAAAAATACCATATTAGCTGTTTTATTTATAATAACTAGTGCTTGCGGAGCATTGGTTTATTTTATGCCACAAATAGGAACAATTATTTTACTATCTATTTTTGGAATTTTATTGCTTATAGCAGTATATGATAGCATTCAAACAAAACATTCACTATTAAGAGCATTTCCATTAGTAGCACGTTTACGTTGGTTATTTGAAGAAGAAAGAGAAAAAATTCAACAATATTTTATAGAAGACGATTTAAACGGAACCCCTATAAATAGAGAAAAAAGAAGTATTGTATATCAACGATCAAAAAAAGAAATTGAGACGATTCCATTTGGAACTCAGCATGATGTATATGCAAAAGGGTACGAATTTGTAAAGCATTCACTATTTCCAAAAGATCATCATCATATTACTGGAGAAATGATTCAATTCGGCTCCGATAAATGTACCCAGAAATATACATCTTCAATTATTAACATCTCAGCAATGTCATTTGGTTCTTTAAGTAAAAATGCAATTAAAGCGTTAAATCAAGGAGCAAAAATGGGTGATTTTGCACATAATACAGGAGAAGGCGGAATTTCTCCGTATCATTTACAAGGAGGCGATTTAATTTTTCAAGTTGGAACAGGATATTTTGGGGCAGGAAAATCTGATGAAAACGGAAAAAGAATCTTTGACGATGAAATTTTTAAAGAAAATGCCATCAGACCAGAAGTGAAAATGATAGAAATTAAGTTTTCACAAGGAGCAAAACCAGGACATGGCGGAATTTTACCAGCCAAGAAAAATACTGAAGAGATTGCTAAAATACGATCAGTAAAGCCTTTTACACGAGTAGATTCTCCGCCAAGTCATTCGGCGTTTTCAGATTTTGAAGGGATGATTTCTTTTATTCAAAAAGTAAGGGAATTAGCGGAAGGAAAACCAGTAGGAGTTAAATTTTGTGTAGGAGATACTTCAGAAATTGAAGCCATGTTTAAAGCATTTTCAGAAGCAAATAATTATCCAGACTTTGTTTCTGTAGATGGGGCAGAAGGTGGTACAGGTTCTGCACCATTAGAGTTTTCTAATTATGTTGGAACTCCGTTAATAGACGGATTGGTTTTTGTAAATAAAATGCTAAAGAAATACAACTTAAAAGAACAGATTAAAATTATAGCAAGCGGAAAAGCGATCGATGCTTTTGATATTGTAAAATACTTGGCTTTAGGTGCAGATGCAATTGGTATGGCGCGTAGTTTTATGCTAAGTTTAGGTTGTATTCAAGCACGTGAATGTAATTTAGATACCTGCCCTGTTGGTGTGGCAACACAAGATGATGATTTAGTAAAAGCATTGGTTGTAGAAGATAAAAATATCCGTGTTAAAAACTACCATACTAAAACAATTTTAGCAGTAAAAGAATTAGTTGCTGCTATGGGAAATAACTCTATTTCAGAAATAAAATCAACACAAGTTTTTAGAAGAACGAAAGAAGAGGTTGTAGAGAGTTTTGAAGAGGTTTATTTTAGATGA
- a CDS encoding erythromycin esterase family protein produces MKKTLSIFIFILPFLMNSQNKETIDWITNNSIEIENANPNSELKHFENNTPIKFANAKIFGFGEASHNTKEFFDLKAKFFKHLVKNEGLKTFIMEESYQAESGINEWISGGKGDIKTIANNFNIGFWYTKEIVNLLQWMRNYNLNKAKENQIRFYGMDIQIGKNISQEIREFVNTHKITIDEKLLMIVDNCSTKSIDYSKSDIWWKIQIPKLNKLKKQILNSQIKDEDYNPVIRSLDYLISYTQYASKVKTKYPENTEFRDLKMFENVKWIVENESKNGKAFIWAHNEHINKKEMYYTGSDIINLGRHLKDYYKDNYYSVGFDFGIGEINGFIIDKKKGNHWKTYDIEKPFKRTYAKTLMSINKDIYFIDLQKAIENDSSKFFSKKNKHLLIAGGGYQPKPLHKIMISKIYTETYDGLIFVKEISRPEYNLDK; encoded by the coding sequence ATGAAAAAGACACTTTCAATTTTCATATTTATTTTACCATTCCTAATGAATTCTCAAAACAAGGAAACGATAGATTGGATAACTAATAATTCGATAGAAATAGAAAATGCAAATCCTAATTCTGAACTAAAACATTTCGAAAATAATACGCCTATTAAATTCGCAAATGCTAAAATTTTCGGGTTTGGAGAAGCTTCTCACAATACAAAGGAATTTTTCGACTTAAAAGCCAAATTCTTCAAGCATTTAGTAAAAAATGAAGGTTTGAAAACTTTCATAATGGAAGAATCTTATCAAGCTGAATCTGGAATAAACGAATGGATAAGTGGTGGAAAAGGAGATATTAAAACAATTGCTAACAATTTTAATATTGGTTTTTGGTACACTAAAGAAATTGTAAATTTATTACAATGGATGAGAAACTATAACTTGAATAAAGCCAAAGAAAATCAAATTCGATTTTACGGAATGGATATCCAAATAGGAAAAAACATTAGTCAAGAAATACGTGAATTTGTTAACACACATAAAATTACTATTGACGAAAAGCTTCTAATGATTGTAGATAATTGCTCAACCAAAAGTATAGATTATAGTAAATCTGACATTTGGTGGAAAATTCAAATTCCAAAATTAAATAAATTGAAAAAACAAATACTGAATTCACAAATAAAAGATGAAGACTACAATCCTGTAATCAGAAGTTTAGATTATTTAATAAGCTATACTCAATATGCATCAAAAGTTAAAACTAAATATCCAGAAAATACTGAATTTAGAGATTTAAAAATGTTTGAAAACGTTAAATGGATAGTAGAAAACGAATCTAAAAATGGAAAAGCTTTTATTTGGGCTCATAACGAACATATTAATAAAAAGGAAATGTATTATACTGGGAGCGATATAATAAATTTAGGTCGTCATTTGAAAGATTATTATAAAGATAATTACTATAGTGTAGGTTTTGACTTTGGAATTGGAGAAATAAATGGTTTCATTATAGATAAAAAAAAGGGAAATCATTGGAAAACTTACGACATAGAAAAACCATTCAAAAGAACATATGCTAAAACTCTAATGTCTATAAATAAAGATATTTATTTTATTGATTTGCAAAAAGCAATTGAAAATGATTCCTCAAAATTTTTTAGTAAGAAAAACAAACATTTATTAATAGCAGGTGGAGGGTATCAACCTAAACCACTTCACAAAATTATGATAAGTAAAATTTATACTGAAACATATGACGGATTGATTTTTGTCAAAGAAATATCGAGACCCGAATATAATTTGGATAAATAA
- the serA gene encoding phosphoglycerate dehydrogenase, with product MSSTLKRSFVFDFDSTLTRVEALDVLAEITLANNPNKEEIIQEIINVTNLGIDGEISFTESLERRINLLKANKADLPLLISELSKLVSSSIERNKEFFEEFSDDIYVISCGFKEFIEPIVAEYNVPADRVYANTFEFDADGQIVGFDRDNVLSTHNGKIKCLGDLNLDGEVQMIGDGYSDAVTKEAGVADKFFAYTENVSREKTTKNADHITPNFDEFLYVNKLPRNISYPKNRIKILLLENVHVDAFSKLSKDGFSVETVSKSLSEDELIEKLKGVHVLGIRSKTQVTKKVIEAANKLMVVSAFCIGTKQIDLDACKENGIVVFNAPYSNTRSVVELAIGEIIMLMRSVFQRSSELHNGQWQKTAAGSREVRGKKLGIVGYGNIGKQLSVLAEALGMDVYYYDVEDKLALGNATKLNTLKELLTISDVVTLHVDDNAANKNYIGKEEIAQMKDGAHLVNLSRGFVVDIEALVVALKSGKLAGAAVDVYPEEPRKNGEFYTALKGLDNVILTPHVGGSTEEAQKDIADFVPSKIMAYINSGNTVDAVNFPNIRLPHHKNAHRFLHIHHNVPGIMAKINLVLAEFELNITGQYLSTDAKVGYVITDINKEYNKKVIKALKKIEGTINFRVLY from the coding sequence ATGAGCAGCACACTAAAAAGAAGTTTTGTTTTTGATTTTGATAGCACCTTAACACGAGTGGAAGCATTAGATGTTTTGGCAGAAATCACCTTGGCAAATAATCCTAACAAAGAAGAAATTATTCAAGAAATAATTAATGTTACTAATTTAGGAATTGATGGCGAGATATCATTTACAGAATCATTAGAAAGACGTATCAATCTGTTAAAAGCAAACAAGGCAGATTTACCATTGTTAATTAGTGAATTAAGTAAGCTGGTATCATCTTCTATTGAAAGAAATAAAGAGTTTTTCGAAGAATTTTCTGATGATATTTATGTGATTTCTTGTGGTTTTAAAGAATTTATAGAGCCAATAGTTGCCGAATATAATGTACCAGCCGATAGAGTGTATGCGAATACTTTTGAATTTGATGCAGACGGACAAATTGTAGGTTTTGATAGAGATAATGTGTTGTCTACTCATAATGGAAAAATTAAGTGTTTAGGTGATCTAAATCTAGATGGAGAAGTTCAAATGATTGGAGACGGTTATAGCGATGCAGTAACTAAAGAAGCAGGTGTTGCCGACAAGTTTTTTGCTTATACAGAAAATGTTTCTAGAGAAAAAACGACTAAAAATGCAGATCATATAACGCCAAATTTTGACGAGTTTTTATATGTAAATAAATTACCGAGAAATATATCATATCCAAAAAATAGAATAAAAATTCTATTACTAGAAAATGTACATGTAGATGCTTTTAGTAAATTATCTAAAGATGGTTTTTCTGTTGAAACTGTTTCTAAAAGTTTGTCTGAAGATGAATTAATAGAGAAATTAAAAGGCGTACATGTTTTAGGAATTAGATCTAAAACTCAAGTCACTAAAAAAGTGATTGAAGCTGCTAATAAATTAATGGTTGTTTCAGCTTTTTGTATCGGAACAAAACAAATTGATTTAGACGCTTGTAAAGAAAACGGAATTGTAGTTTTTAACGCGCCATATAGCAATACACGTTCTGTGGTTGAATTAGCAATTGGAGAAATTATTATGTTAATGCGTAGTGTTTTTCAACGTAGTTCAGAATTACATAATGGTCAATGGCAAAAAACTGCTGCAGGTTCTAGAGAGGTACGTGGAAAAAAACTAGGAATTGTTGGTTATGGTAATATTGGTAAGCAATTGTCGGTTTTAGCAGAAGCCTTAGGAATGGATGTTTATTACTATGATGTTGAAGATAAATTGGCTTTAGGGAATGCAACTAAATTAAATACCTTAAAAGAATTATTAACTATTTCTGATGTAGTTACGCTACATGTTGATGATAATGCAGCTAATAAAAACTATATAGGTAAAGAGGAGATTGCGCAAATGAAAGATGGCGCTCATTTAGTAAATCTTTCTCGTGGTTTTGTAGTAGATATTGAAGCTTTAGTAGTTGCTCTAAAATCAGGGAAATTAGCAGGCGCTGCTGTTGATGTATATCCAGAAGAACCAAGAAAAAATGGTGAATTCTATACCGCTTTAAAAGGATTGGATAATGTGATTTTAACACCACATGTTGGTGGTAGTACAGAAGAAGCTCAAAAAGATATTGCCGACTTTGTGCCTAGTAAAATCATGGCATATATTAATTCTGGTAATACAGTAGATGCAGTAAACTTTCCAAATATACGTTTGCCACACCATAAAAATGCTCATCGTTTTTTACATATTCACCATAATGTTCCAGGGATTATGGCTAAAATTAATTTAGTCTTAGCAGAATTCGAATTAAACATTACAGGACAGTATCTATCTACAGATGCTAAAGTGGGTTATGTAATTACAGATATCAATAAAGAATACAATAAAAAGGTTATTAAAGCTTTAAAAAAGATAGAAGGTACTATTAATTTTAGAGTTTTATACTAG
- a CDS encoding glutaminyl-peptide cyclotransferase: MKILTYFFILLLTAITLSSCETTYKFSIEVPKKTTIGKTVTATLKEKNNNPIDSVQFFLNGKQLASKNNSITINTESIGVGKQYITALTFYPGKTKKTNNSFEIFANKAPEVYGYKLINTYPHDAKAYTQGLEYHNGYLYETTGRKGQSTLRKVDIKSGKVIQKIDLDKKYFGEGMTIVKDKIFWLTWQAKKGFVYNLNDFKQVGEFNYNRSKEGWGLTHNATELIKTDGSHNIWFLNQETQKEKRKIQAYTNKYAVDKLNEAEFFNGKLYINRWMTEKPVKSIFVIVNPENGVVEGLANLNGLRKEVLKSQKLEDDDVLNGIAFDNENNRLFVTGKHWSKLFEIELVKKQ, from the coding sequence ATGAAAATTCTAACGTATTTTTTTATTTTATTACTGACAGCCATCACCTTATCTTCTTGTGAAACCACCTATAAATTTAGCATAGAAGTTCCTAAAAAGACAACTATAGGAAAAACTGTTACTGCTACTTTAAAAGAGAAAAACAATAATCCAATTGATTCTGTTCAATTTTTCTTAAACGGGAAACAACTTGCAAGTAAAAATAATAGTATTACAATTAATACTGAATCTATTGGTGTAGGTAAACAATATATTACGGCATTAACTTTTTATCCTGGAAAAACTAAAAAAACAAATAATTCGTTTGAAATTTTTGCAAATAAAGCGCCAGAAGTTTATGGCTACAAATTAATCAACACCTACCCGCATGATGCAAAAGCATATACGCAAGGATTAGAATATCATAATGGATATTTGTATGAAACTACAGGAAGAAAAGGACAATCTACTTTAAGAAAAGTTGATATTAAATCTGGGAAAGTAATTCAGAAAATAGATTTAGATAAAAAATATTTTGGCGAGGGAATGACTATTGTAAAAGATAAAATTTTCTGGCTCACATGGCAGGCTAAAAAAGGGTTTGTATACAATTTAAACGACTTTAAACAAGTTGGAGAATTTAACTATAATAGAAGTAAAGAAGGTTGGGGGTTAACTCATAATGCTACTGAATTAATTAAAACTGATGGTTCTCACAATATTTGGTTTTTAAATCAAGAAACACAAAAAGAAAAAAGAAAAATTCAAGCTTATACGAACAAATATGCAGTTGATAAATTAAATGAAGCTGAATTTTTTAACGGAAAATTGTATATTAATAGATGGATGACAGAGAAACCTGTAAAGTCTATTTTTGTAATTGTGAACCCTGAAAATGGCGTGGTTGAAGGCCTTGCAAATCTTAATGGTTTACGTAAAGAAGTTTTAAAATCTCAGAAATTAGAAGATGATGATGTTTTAAACGGAATTGCTTTTGACAATGAAAATAACAGACTCTTTGTAACTGGAAAACATTGGAGTAAGTTATTTGAAATTGAACTTGTAAAAAAGCAATAA